Sequence from the Melioribacteraceae bacterium 4301-Me genome:
ATTGGAAACAAAATCATTAGATAACCCAAATTATCAATCTGGTTTTGTAGAAAATTCTTCTGGCAAATATTTTATTGCTCCAGCCGGCTTGAATGTAAATTCTACACTAATAAACAAACTTCAAAAAGAAAATATACCTGTCTATTGGACTACAGAAAAAATTTCTACTAACTCAAAAGAATTCATGCAAGGCAGTGTTGTAGTTTCGGCAAGTGAAAAAAGTAAGAGCTTTCTTGAAACTATTGCTAAAGAGCTTCACTTAAAAATTTATTCTGTGGAAAATGTTGATGTTTCCAAACTTAAAGAACTTAAAAAAGTGAGACTTGGCATTTACAATTCATATTCAGCAAATATGGATGAAGGTTGGACAAGGCTTCTTTTAGAAAATTATGGTTTCGAATTTAAGCGGCTGGAGAACAAAGATTTTAAAAACAAGAGATTGAAGGATATAGTGGATGTGATAATTATTCCTGATATGGAACCAGAAATAATTAAAACCGGAAAATTTAGCGGCGGTCGTGCGCGCTTCTACAGGCCAAAGCCGCCTGAATATGAAGGTGGTATTGAAAAAGAAGGTGTAGAAAACTTAAAAACATTTGTTGAAAAAGATGGCGGTTATATAATTACAATCGGTAATGCTTGTAATTTTGCTATTGAAGACTTGGGTGTGCATGTCAATAATATATTGAAAAATGTAAAAAGTGATAACTTTTATTGTCCGGGCTCTTTATTAAAAATGATAGTAGACAATACTCAACCGCTTGGCTATGGATTAGAAAATGAAATAATTGGTTATCAAAACTCCAATATTGCTTTTGCTACTACAGTACCTTTTGGTCAATACGATAGATCAATTGTTGTTAGATACCCAACAAAGAATATCTTAAAATCCGGATTTCTAAATGGGGAGGACTATCTTTATCAACGAGGCGCTGCAGTAGATGTTAAACAAAAAAAAGGCCATGTTGTACTTTTGGGGTTTAAACCTCAAAATAGGCATCAAACTTTTGGTACGTTTAAATTACTTTTTAATGCAATACACATGGCAGGCATGAATTAAAAAAATGTTTTACCAAATATGTATTACAAAAAACGATATAAAGGGAAATCTTTCCAAAAAAATTGTGATTTTACCTTTTATGTCACAAGTGTGAAAATCGAAAAGTAATTGAAGGGTTTGTACTTACACAATAATACTCAGCTGATTATAATGATAAGTGCAGACCCTTCCTTAGTTAAATTTTCACTATTTATTTACCAATTACTTTTAACCCCGCCCGTATAAGAATATATGAAATCAGGTTTAACTTTTATTTCTATCTTCAGAGCCCTTTTCTTATATTTGCCAGAAAAATTTTTTGAGGTTTACAATCGCAAAGAATAATCAAAATGAAGTAATAGAAAAAATAGTTTCACTTGCAAAACGAAGAGGATTTGTTTTTCAATCAAGTGAAATTTACGGCGGCTTAAATGGCTGCTGGGATTATGGTCCACTCGGTGTTGAGTTACTGAACAACATAAAGACCGAGTGGTGGAAATTTATGACATATAGAGAAGATATTGAAGGTATAGATGCATCAATACTTATGCATCAGAAAGTTTGGATTGCATCTGGACACGTAGAAAACTTTACTGACCCTATGATTGACTGCAGAAATTGTAAAGCACGTTTTCGGCTTGATACGCTTTCGGAATTAATAAGTGATAAAAACAAGGAAAAAGCTTTAAGTGAGCTGAATCCCAAATTATTAGAGAGCAATGGTAGTCTTGTAGATAAATTTACTGCTGCTCTGGAAGACCCCCCCACTGCACCTAAATTACTTGAACTAATTAATTGTCCACAATGCGGTGCTAAAGGTTCGTTTACTAACCCGCGTAAGTTTAATCTTATGTTTAAAACGTTTGTTGGTCCAGTAGAAAATGAAGAGAATGTTGTTTATTTAAGACCAGAGACGGCGCAGGGTATCTATGTTAATTTTTTGAATGTACTTAATTCGAGTAGACAAAAACTGCCATTTGGAATTGCACAAATAGGAAAAGCATTTAGAAATGAAATTAACACCAAGAATTTTCTTTTTCGTACTCGTGAGTTTGAGCAGATGGAAATGCAATATTTTGTAAAACCTGGCACGGATAAAAAGTATTATGACGAATGGAAAGAAAGAAGAATAAATTGGTTTAAATCCTTGGGAATGACCCCCTCTAAATTGCGTTTTCACGACCACCCGCCAGAAAAATTAGCTCATTATGCTAAAGAAGCAACTGATATTGAATACCAATTTCCTTTCGGCTGGGGCGAAATTGAAGGAATTCATAATAGAACAGATTATGATTTATCGCGTCATCAACAATATTCTGGTAAATCACAATTATACTTCGACGATGAAACAAAGGAAAAATATATTCCATATATAATTGAAACATCTGCCGGCGCAAGTAGGTCATTTATGGCGTTTTTTATTGATGCCTATTACGAAGAAGAAGTCCGTGGCGAAATAAGAAGTGTTTTAAGATTTCATCCTAAACTTGCACCAATTAAAACTGCTGTTTTCCCATTAGTTAATAAAGACGGTATGCCTGAAGTTGCAAAAAAAATTGAATCGGAATTGAGACCTTATTTAAAGGTATTTTATGACGATAAGGGCGCAGTGGGAAGACGCTACAGAAGAATGGATGAAGCTGGAACACCTTATTGCATAACAGTTGATGGACAAACATTGCAAGATAATACTGTTACAGTTCGTGATAGAGACTCAATGGAACAAATTAGAATAGCTGTTGATAATTTGCTGCCATATCTGTTGGGTAAATTGAAATAATTGCTGTCCCTACTTAAAAAATTTTGATAGTAATAAAAAACAATACTTTTCAAAATTTTTATCAGCCGCAAATTCATTTCTAACAAATTCCCTGTGCTACCACAGCCTTCCAAAATACTTTTTAGAAACGAAGAGAAGAGAATTCATCACTTAATGGAAAGTAAATATTGTATTTATTTTTATTGCTTTTGAAGTAAGGGTATGAGTGTTTTTATTCTTTGAAAGAAAAATCTCATTTATATTACAAAAACTCGCACAATAAATTTTTATAATAAAAAATTATGTAGACAGATAAAGCTGCTGTATTGTTTCTTCATGGGAATCCACCTCTTCGTGGATAGAATTTATTCATTCCTTGCGTAAGAAAATGCAATTAAGTAAGTTTCTTGAAATATTTTATTAATTGCAAATTTCGGAGGTTAAATGAAAGAATTAATTTTAGAGAAAATTGAACAAGCTGTTGAAATTTTGAACGAAAAAAATATTGATATGTGGATGACGTTTGTGCGAGAGACTGGAAATATGAAAGACCCTATGATGGATATGATAGTTGGAACTCATGCTACCTGGCAATCAGCTTTCATTATTACAAAAAACGGAGATACCCACGCTATAATTGGTTCTTTGGAATTCGAAAATATGAAATCTGTGGGAACTTATAAAAATATTCACCCCTATCTTAAATCTATTAAAGAAAAACTAATTGATGTAATCAGCAAGATTAATCCTAATAAAATTGCTGTTAACTTCTCCAGAAATTCAATCTTAGCCGATGGACTCACCCATGGGATGTATCTTGAATTAATTGATCATCTGAAAGACTCGCCTTTTGCAGAAAGGCTTGTTTCATCTGAAGAAATAATTGCAGCATTAAGGGGCAGAAAATCTCCTAAAGAACTTTCTCTTATGAAAGAAGCTATTAAAGAAACTCTAAAAATTTTCAATGAGGTAACGAGCTTTATTAAACCTGGAGTAACCGAAAAAGAAATTGCAGATTTTGTTTTAAGTATTGTTGACAAAAATGGTTATGGTCTTGCGTGGGATAAAGAACAATGCCCTGCAGTGTTTACAGGACCAAATACTGCCGGTGCACACGCAAGCCCTACCAACAGAAAGGTGGAACAAGGACATGTAATTAACATGGATTTTGGTCTTAATATAAATGGCTATTGCTCAGATTTACAGAGAACATGGTATGTATTGAGACCAGGCGAAGACAAAGCCCCTTTTGAAGTTCAAAAAGGTTTTGATGTAATAAAAGAGTCAATCCAATTGGCTGCAAAGGAATTAAGACCAGGAAGGCTGGGCTGGGAAATCGATTTTATTGCTCGTGACAATATACTGAAGCACGGCTACGAAGAATATCCACATGGACTTGGTCATCAGATTGGCAGATTTGCACACGACGGCGGTGCATTGCTTGGTCCGCGCTGGGAACGCTACGGCAACCTTCCATTTTTACCAATTGAAGAAAAACAAGTTTATACTCTTGAACCGCGTCTAACTATTGAAGGATACGGCATTGCAACCATAGAAGAAGAAGTTGTAGTAACAAAAAATGGAAGCGAATTCCTTTCGGAACCTCAAAAGGATATTTATTTGATCTATGCTTAGACTTAAGTAAGGGTTGTTTATTATTTTTATAGCTGATTATTGAACTGCATGGTGAACAACCATTGCTTTTAAAAAAATAACACTTAATATCCTCTTGCTTATATTTAATATTGCAGAGTACATATAATCTTGAAAGGGAACTAAATGGGTACAAAAACATTAGTATCACCTGAGCAACACTGGCTTTTGTGGGCAATTTTAATTGCTGTAGCAACTTTTGGAATTTGGTCCGAAAAAACTAAGTGGGGCTCAAAACTTTCTGGGGCAGTTGTATCAATTATTGGCTCTTTTATCCTTTCGAACTTATCGATAATCCCTACTGTTTCACCAACTTACGATATTGTCTGGTCTTACCTCGTCCCTTTAGCAATTCCTATGCTGCTTTTTAAAGCAAATATAAAAAGAATTGTGAAAGAATCCGGTCCGACCTTAATTGCATTTTTCTTAGGTGCAATTGGAACAATAGTCGGGACTATAATTGCTTTTTCTTTATTAAACTTAGGAGTGCATAACTGGCAGCTTGCTGCAATTTTTTCAGCAACTTATATAGGTGGTTCTATGAACTATGTGGCAGCTTCTCAAGCAGTCCAATTAAACTCACCTGAGATTCTAACAGCTGGAGTTGCTGCCGATAATTTGGTAATGGCTTTGTATTTCTTGATTCTGTTCGCTATTCCTTCTTTTAAATTTTTTCAAAAAAAGTATAAAACTAAACACTTAGAAAACGCTGAAGGTCCTACCGAAGATTTTAACTTAGTAGAACCAGGAAATAATTCAACTGATTTAATAAATATAGCGAAGACTTTTTCAATTGCATCCGGGATTTGCGCTTTAGGTTTTTTAGCACAAGATGGTCTACAGTTAATGGGAATCCACCACTTCGTGGAAGGAAGTGCTATTTTAATTATCACCGCTATTACGGTTTTAATTGCAACTCTGTTTCATAAATCTGTCAGCAAAATAAAGGGTGCTGACCAAATTGGAACTTTCTTAATGCAAATTTTCTTTGCTGCTATTGGGGCAAGTGCAAATATCGGCGTAGTTCTTTCTTATGGACCCATACTTTTCGTTTTTGCAGGGCTGATATTGTTAATTCATCTGATCTTTATCCTTATCTCCGGCAAGTTATTGAATCTTGATTTAGCAGAAATTCTTATTGCTTCTAACGCTAATATGGGGGGACCAACAACGGCAGCAGCTATGGCTGTGGGAAGAAAATGGAACGCTTTAGTTTTACCAGCCATTCTCTGCGGAACCCTCGGATACGCAATCGCTACTTTCATTGGTGTGGGACTTGGTTTTTGGCTCAAAACACTTTAATTGAATGTAGAAATCAGAATTTGGGAAAAAATATTTTCTCTAACGAAGGTGTATTATTATTTAAGATTATGTTAAATTCACCACGAAAAATTAACAATAACTTTGATATAATGATTATTCTTTTGTTGCTTTTTATATTACCAGCTACAATTATTTCTCAATCTAATTTAGATTCTTTATCAAAAGCAATCTCAAAACTGCCCGATACAACTCAAATTAGATTGTTAACAGATTTCTGCTGGCAAAATAGAAGTAAAAATCCTTATGAAGCACTTAAAAGCGCTGAAAAAGCAATAAAAATTTCTGATAAAATTGACAATAAAAAATTGAAAGCAAAAGCACTAAACTTAATGGGTGTGGTCTATCGTAACTTGGGTAATTATGATAAGTCACTAAGTATGTACAATTCAGCACTAAAAAATGCTGAAGAAGCAAAAGACTCTGTACAAATAGCCTATTCTTATAATAACTTAGGCGGAATTTATAGGTTAGAAGGCAATAATGTGCTGGCTTTGGAATACATACTTAAAGCGTTGAAAATTTTTGAAAGACTAAATCTCAAATCCGGTATTTCCTTTTGTACAATAAATATTGGACTTATTTACACTAATCAAGAAAATTATCTCAAAGCGTTAGAATATTTAAACTATACTCTTAGAATACGTAATGAAATTAACGATAGAGCTGGTAGAGCATTAACTCTAAATCTAATTGCAGAAGTCTACTACAAAATGCACGAAATAACAGTTGCTTTAAAATATTACTTAGAAGCAGAAAAAGAATATAGAGCGCTCGATGATAAAAAAGGATTAGCTGCAGTTTGGGGTGGTATTGGTAGGATTTATTTCGACCAAAACAATTTACAAAAAGCTTTGGAATATAGAAAACGTGCTCTTGATCTTTCCTACAAAATTAGTTACTCCGAAGGTGAGGTTACAAATCACAATAACTTAGCTTTAATTTATGCTAAATTGGATAAGATTAAAGAAGCTGAGGATAATCTTAAAAAAGCTCAGGCTATCGCATCAAATTTAAAAACCGCTTACCTTGAATTAGAATGTTACAAATTTTGGTCAGACTATTACGAGCTAAGAGGAAATTATAAAAAAGCATTATTCTATAACAAAAAATATATTACATTAAAAGACTCCATAGCTAGCAAAGAAAATTTAGCCCTAATAAGCTCAATGGAAGCGGCATATAAAGCAGAAAAAATAGAAAAGGAAAATGCTATTCTTCATATAGATAATGAGCTTAATAAAAAGCAGAGAAATTATTTATTAGTTATCGCTTTCCTTATTATAGTTATTGCTGGGTTTATTTACAGCAGATACAGAGCTAAAAGGATAGCAAGTGATAAGTATAAAGAGTTGAATGCTGTTAAAGATAAATTCTTTAAAATAATTGCACATGACCTTAAAGCACCTTTTAACACTATCTTAGGCAGTGTTGACATATTAAAGAATAACTACCACGAACTAACAGATGAAGAAAGATTTAGTTTATTAAATAATATTGCCTCAACTGCAGATAAAAGCTATCAACTGCTTGATAACCTGCTTGTTTGGTCACAATCTCAAACTGGCAAGATAAAATTCAATCCTTCTAAAATTAACTTATCACATTTATTTAAAGAGACAGCCTCACTTTTTGAACACGCTGCCAAAAATAAAAATTTAGAGTTAGTAATTGACTGCCCAGAAAATTTGGAAGTTTATGCTGATGAGCAAATGTTACATACAGTTATGAGAAATCTTATTTCAAATGGAATAAAATTTACAGAAAAAGGACAAATTACAATTAAGGCATATAAAGAAGATGGCAGTTTAAAGGTTATAGTTAACGATACTGGAATAGGGATGGATGAGGCATTTTACAAAAATCTCTTTAAAGTTGATCATTATGTTTCAACTTATGGAACACATGGTGAAAAAGGAACAGGCTTAGGATTAATCTTATGCAAAGAATTTATTGAAAAACACAACGGGAAAATCTGGGTGGAAAGTAAACTGGGTGAAGGCAGCAAATTTATTTTTACAATTCCTTTAATTACAAATAGCAAAAAATAATATTTTAGAGACGTTTGAAAATTACTTTTATTAGTCATGAGTTTATAAAAAATAATTCTTTACGTTGCACTCATTTTTTTAAAAAAATTACTTTTTACAATTATTTAATTAAGCATAGATTTTCATAATTTTCTGATCAACTTTAATTTACTAAATGAGGCTCCATGAAATTTTTAAAATTCAAAAACAGCAACGAACAAGTTCCTATTGGCAAATTAGTCTGTGTTGGACGAAATTATGCAGCTCATGCAAAAGAATTAGGGAATGAAGTTCCAGAATTTCCTGTCATATTTCTAAAGGCTGCATCAAATGTAATTTATTCTGGTCAATCAGTTATTCATCCAAAATATTCCAATAATTTACATCATGAAGTCGAACTTGTTCTTTACATAGGAGAAACAATTAAAAATGCTAATGATGATGAGGCTGAGAATGCAATTTATGGTTATGCAGTTGGTCTGGATATGACTTTACGCGACCTTCAATTTGAATTTATGAAAAAAGGTGACCCATGGACACTTTCAAAAAGCTTCGATACATCTGCAGTTCTTTCTGATTTTATTTTGAAAAAAGATTATAAACTTAAAGGCAACGAAAATATTTCACTTTCTGTGAATGGCACTATACGGCAGAATTCATCATTAAAAAATATGTTATTCCCGCCTTCTAAGATTGTGAAATATGTTTCAGAAAAAATGACTTTGGAAAAAGGAGACTTAATTTTTACCGGGACTCCAGAAGGAGTAGGAAGAGTAGTTGTTGGTGATAAAATCTTTGCGCAGATTGAAAACATAGGAAGCTTAGAAACAACTATAGCTGAATAAATATTGAGGAATTTATGCCAATATTCGAATATAAGTGTAACAACGGTGGGGAAAAATTTAAGATACTTCATATCTCAGGAAATATTAAAGCTTTACAAAATGCAATTACAATATTTTTCAGCAAGGAACAAAATTACTTCTTCCCACAATATCACTTAAGAAAGCAGAAGCATCATCAAACATAAATGAATTATTGAACATCACGTAATTTATTTCTTTATCACAAGCATTATAAATTTTATTTAGTTCATAAATATTAAGCTTATGATTATAATTAATTCGTTTTCCTTCGTAACTGCCATGAATCCGATAGTAATTAAATTTACCGTGTACAGGTTTATTTAATTGTGGTGATAAAGGGTCAATGCAATGAATTAGATTTAACTCTTTACATATTTCTTTAATTTCATTGTTGTTCCAATTACCTCTCACTTCCCAAATAAAAGTAAATTTATTTTTGTTTCCTATCGAATCAAAAAAAGTCGTTATGTTTTTCATATTTGTTCCATTTGGTTTAAAGCTTGACGGTGTTTGGAATAAAATTTTGTCGCAGCCGAGTTCATTAGCAAATTCTTTTGTTCTTTCCCATGCATTAAATACTTCATCTGTTGGTTGAAAATATCCATAATATTTTTTTCTATTATCCGGAATTTTTTCTTTGAGTCTTCTGTAAGTAAAGCTTGATGGAGGATGAGTTATTAATTGCCAGGCTTTAATAATAAATTTAAAATCTTTGTTAATTGATTTTGCCTCTTGTTTCCATCTAGTTGCAATGTCTAATCCCGGAAGCTGATAAAAGGTAATATTGATTTCTATGCAGTTGAATGCATTAAAATATTTTTTATGGGATACTGGAAAGCCGCAGCAGCCAACAATTATTTTTTTGCTTTTCTGTTGCATAAGATGAACAACGTGTAGCCTAAAATTTTATTTTCAGCCAAATTTCCCATTAGTATATTGGCGGACATACCCGCCTGTCGTGCATGTTGTACTCCATAAAAATTGTAGTTTTGGGTTACAAAAATGCTTTGTCTTTATTTATCATGAGTATTCACCCACGAAGTGGTGGATTCCCACACTTCGTGGTAAAAACTGCAAACTTTTTGCTAATTGATTTATGCAATTAATATAAGGAAAATTATTTTAACCATCATTGCTAACCCCGATGTATTTTGTCAGTATTAAACGATCTCTCACCAACTCTTTTCACTGTTATTGTAAAAAAAATCATCATCTTCTTTTTTGTTGAAAGTTGTTTCACTCACTTCGCTCGTTCTCAATAACGGTAAAAACAAGATTGAATCAAAACTTTGACTTTGTCTTCATTAGTTATACCATATCTGTCCAATATATTTTTTATTTCGTCTCTAAATGGACTTAATCTATTTCTTTGTTCTTTATCCTATAAATATTTTGTCCTGAGGGGACAATAAAGCTTTGATTATGCATAAACCAATGTAATCCCTTTAGGGATTATATAGTTATAGAATAAATAAATATCAAACTGAAGTTAAAAGTCCCGTAGGGACGAGATAGGGGTTTGATTTACAAGACAAGTAGAATAGTCCAAAATCATGAAGTTTTCTAAATTTATTTGGTAATTCATCCCTTCGGGATTTGATTTCAAAATTATTTTGGACAGCACTGAGTTATACGGAGAGTTCACGGAGTAGTACATAATTGGCGAGGAACCATTGAACCCTATAACTGAAATGATTTTATTTGATTCATAAGCTAATAAGATTTCAATAGAGTAGTAATACTTTCGGACAGAGGTTAACGGGCTTTTGACTCAATTATACCATAAACAAAATCTTACCACTAAGTGTGGGAATCCACCGCCCACGAACTGGTGGATTCCTATTTGTGGGTGGTGAATTCTCATTTTATTTTTTAAATAACCTTAATAACATTTCCTAACAAAAAGAAGATTAACTTTATTACCTTATTCTTAATTTGCTTCTTCAAATAATTTTTAGTCCAAATAGTTCACCGGTTTGTGCTATCAGGTTAAAAAATTTAATCGTCTTGCCTTTTTGTGTTAAAGACTTCTTCCCTCCGCTGTTGGCTGGATCGCATGACAGTAATGAGTTTTAGTAGGACTATTTTAGTTGTTTTGATCAAAAAGTCAAAAACTCACAGAATGATAGTTATTTCTCATTCTATATATAAATTTCTTTTTACACTAAAAGCACGACTACAGAATTTTGCAACACGCACGCTTGGTATGTTGAGTTAATCCTCATGAATTTTTTCGGTTAGATTTATTTAAATTACAGTTAGAATATTATTTTTTAACGTGAGAAGTTGGATACAATAAACATTCAAATACTTGGGACAAAAAGTTGCAGCGATACTCGTAAAGCGGAAAGATTTTTCAAGGAAAGAAGAATTCCATATCACTTCAGAGATTTGAACGAGAAGGGATTAACAAAAGGCGAACTTGATAATATCAAAAGTAAAATTCCCATAGAAGAATTAATTGACCGCGAAGGTAAGCAATATAAAAAACGCAATTTGCAATTCATGGTTTTTAGTTTAGAAGAAGAATTACTCAATGATTCTTTATTACTTAAGACACCAATTGTTCGATATGGAAGAGAAGTTACAATTGGTTATCAACCCGAAATTTGGAAAAAGTGGATTAGTTGATTCCGTTAAGAATTATATTTCTTTTATTAAGTTCAGTAATTAATTGCCTATTATTCTGAAATTGAATTCCATCCCAGCCGCATTTTTTTGCACCTTCAACATAATCGAGCACGTCATCAATAAATAAATGTTCGGAAGAAGGCAGTTGCGTGTAAGATTCTACAGTGCGGTAAATTTTTTCTTCCGGTTTAATTGCTTTCACTTCGTAGGAAAGTATTAATTTATCAAAGTAGTTTAAAAAAGAATAATTGCCCCAGCCGTATTTTCTATGAATGTAATTTGTGTTTGAAAGGAGTATTAGTTTGTAGTACTTTTTTAGACTGGGCAGAATAGCTGTTAGTTCTTTATTTTCAATAAAAATATTGGAAAAATATTTACAGAAATCTTCCTTTTCAATTTTGTGTTCCGTCCATTCCATCATTATAGTTAAAAATTCCTCAGTAGTGATTGCTGATTTTTCGTAATCTCTGTGAACATGATAATTTTCTTTGTAAAGTTTTAGGAATCTGTCTCCTAAGCCATTATCGATTTCGTTAAATTTTTTTATGATAATTGAATAATCAAAGGGAATTAAAACGTTGCCTAAGTCGAAAACAATAACAGAAGGGTGGTTCATTTTAACTAACACTCCAAATTTGTTTACTCAAATATATTTCTCTAAAAAGGAAATAAAAAAAGCTGCAGAAAATTACTGCAGCTTTTGTAATATTAGCATAATCAGACAATGTAATTAGCAATTTTAGTGTTCACGATTATTTTACTTCGAACAAATCATCTTTTAAGCCTGTATTTACTTCAATTGAGCTGACAGTTAAATCGATTGTATTAGGACCTAAATTTTGTGAGAGCTTAAAAGGGTACTTAACGCCTTGCACTTCTCTGTAATCTCCGAAATCTAATGTTTGGGTAAAACTGCCTTGAGGCGTATCGACAGTATTAACTTCCCTAATTAAAAAGCCTGTATCTGTATCAAAATATCTAACAATTTTGCTGCCGTCAGCAGTAGTAAAAGTAACCTTATAAGCATTTTTACCATTGATATTTTCCATGCCGGAAAGTTCCATTTTAACACCCAAGCTATCAATATCAAGATACCAATGCATTGAAGATTCAGCTTTCATCTTTTCAATTTGTTGTGGGGTCATTTCTATTGTTTGACCCATGCCAACTACTTTACCTTTCTTGCCATTAAAAATTGTTTCTTGTTTAAAGACGCCGGCATCAAGTACTTGGTAAAGTTTATTAGGCAGTTTTTGATACATAGTTAAAGTTAAGTTCATGCCTTGAATTGACCCGCTCAATTTTGTCGTTTTATCTTTAATTTTCAGTAAATTATCTTTACCTCCAATTGCTTCAATATATTTGTTTAAAATACTTTGGGCAGTAACTCCTTCGGGGATTTTATTTAACGATGGGTCGTATTTATTTCCATATATATCGTAGTAATCTACTTTTCCGCTAAGACTAAATTTTTTCAAGCCGTCAACAATTTCTTCTCCGTTTCCTACTACTATAATATTACAGTTGTTTGGTTTAATATATTTTTTAGCTACAGAAGCAATATCATCAACGGTGACTGCATTTAAGTTTTTAAGGTAATTTTTATAATAGTCTTGAGGCAATTTATATCGAGCAATATTTATTGCAAAATTCGCAATAGTCTGAGGATTTTCTAGTGAACGGGCAAAACTTCCAGTCATATAATTTTTAGTTGTTTGTAATTCATCTTCTTTTACTTTTTCGTTACGTATTCTTCTCAACTCGTTAAAAATTTCAGTTATTGCGCTATCAGTTACAGCATTTCTAACCTTTGTATGTACATAAAAACTGCCGACGTATTGGTCAGAATTTATTGATGAACCAGCGCCATAAGTATAGCCATGTTTTTCTCTTAAATTATTATTTATTCTTGAAAGGAATGACCCTCCAAGAATTGTATTCATTACAGAAGCTGGTATAACATCCTCGCTTGACTTGGGTAGTTCGATTGGGTAACCAATTGTAATTACAGATTGTACAGAGTTACTTCTGTCAACCAACTCCACTTTATTAACAAGAGGTGGTTTCGGTGTGGGAAA
This genomic interval carries:
- a CDS encoding DUF72 domain-containing protein; this translates as MQQKSKKIIVGCCGFPVSHKKYFNAFNCIEINITFYQLPGLDIATRWKQEAKSINKDFKFIIKAWQLITHPPSSFTYRRLKEKIPDNRKKYYGYFQPTDEVFNAWERTKEFANELGCDKILFQTPSSFKPNGTNMKNITTFFDSIGNKNKFTFIWEVRGNWNNNEIKEICKELNLIHCIDPLSPQLNKPVHGKFNYYRIHGSYEGKRINYNHKLNIYELNKIYNACDKEINYVMFNNSFMFDDASAFLSDIVGRSNFVPC
- a CDS encoding arsenate reductase family protein — translated: MNIQILGTKSCSDTRKAERFFKERRIPYHFRDLNEKGLTKGELDNIKSKIPIEELIDREGKQYKKRNLQFMVFSLEEELLNDSLLLKTPIVRYGREVTIGYQPEIWKKWIS
- a CDS encoding HAD family hydrolase, translating into MNHPSVIVFDLGNVLIPFDYSIIIKKFNEIDNGLGDRFLKLYKENYHVHRDYEKSAITTEEFLTIMMEWTEHKIEKEDFCKYFSNIFIENKELTAILPSLKKYYKLILLSNTNYIHRKYGWGNYSFLNYFDKLILSYEVKAIKPEEKIYRTVESYTQLPSSEHLFIDDVLDYVEGAKKCGWDGIQFQNNRQLITELNKRNIILNGIN
- a CDS encoding M16 family metallopeptidase; translation: MKNKFLVIVLLICGINFAQVDRSVRPKPGPAPEIKLGKYDSFTLKNGLKVFVVENHKLPRVAFNLVVDRSPILEGDSAGYIEAAGELLRTGTKNRTKDKIDEEIDFIGATLNTSSTGIYAASLKKHVNKLLDIMSDILLHPLFRQEELDKIKKQMLSSLASAKDNPDAISTRVRDALFYGKNHPYGESMTEESVNKINLQMCNKYYETYFKPNISYLAIVGDINKAEAQKLVEKYFGKWKKGNVSVSTFPTPKPPLVNKVELVDRSNSVQSVITIGYPIELPKSSEDVIPASVMNTILGGSFLSRINNNLREKHGYTYGAGSSINSDQYVGSFYVHTKVRNAVTDSAITEIFNELRRIRNEKVKEDELQTTKNYMTGSFARSLENPQTIANFAINIARYKLPQDYYKNYLKNLNAVTVDDIASVAKKYIKPNNCNIIVVGNGEEIVDGLKKFSLSGKVDYYDIYGNKYDPSLNKIPEGVTAQSILNKYIEAIGGKDNLLKIKDKTTKLSGSIQGMNLTLTMYQKLPNKLYQVLDAGVFKQETIFNGKKGKVVGMGQTIEMTPQQIEKMKAESSMHWYLDIDSLGVKMELSGMENINGKNAYKVTFTTADGSKIVRYFDTDTGFLIREVNTVDTPQGSFTQTLDFGDYREVQGVKYPFKLSQNLGPNTIDLTVSSIEVNTGLKDDLFEVK